Within Fusarium fujikuroi IMI 58289 draft genome, chromosome FFUJ_chr08, the genomic segment CCAGGTGGACCAAACATCAGAATGATGATGCCACGACCTACAAATGTCAGATACTGCTCGAGTTTGCTACTGGGGACTCCTCACCTTTGTCTTGGATAAAGTCGTCGAAGCTATTGGCGAGAGTCTTGCTCTCCACAAACTCCCAAGCAAGCTGCTTCTCTGTGCCTGGAAGCTCGAGATGGCTGAATGCAGCATCGTTCCACACCACAGGGGCTAGGTCATCCACGTAGAATTGGGCTATTGATGACTGTCAGCTCTTATACGTGGAATTAAGAGACACCTAAACTTACCCCAATCCTTGGTCTTCAGGTCAAAGCCTTTCAACCAGGGCGTTGCAACAAGGCACATGTCATCTGTGAGGGGCTCGAGATCCTCAGAGCGCCCTGCAGTATCATTTGGCGCTTTCACCATCATTTCTGCATTACCCTCCATAGGCGTATTTGTTTCCTTAGGTGTATCTGAGTCGTCGctgtcgtcatcatcatcctcacaaTAGGGTTCACAGTCCCAACCACATTCATGAgctttggccttcttcttgtccgacttcttcttttggccGACCTGGCCGTCGTCAACCAGGGGTCCAAGATCGGGTTTCACTATGTCATTGGTCATATAGTAGGCGTGAGCGTCAACAATGACTCGACCAGACACCTGCGCTACTCGTCAGCCAAGGTCATTGCGTTATCTCCGTTGATAGTCTTACCGGTCGCTCCTCTGACTTCCTAGGAGGCAATAGAATCTTTGATCCAGAACAGGTCTGGAAGTGGTAGCCACGCAACGCTTCAAACTTTCGGCCTCGTTCTACCATCTGCTCGCGGATCTTTGAAGGTGAGTTGTGGAAGGACAGGGGATACGCAGGTAGCAAAGTAACGCGCCGATAGGCAGGGAATTCCGGGATGATAATCATGGTGTTGGCATAGCCACAACGATTGCCGTTCCAGTCCACATACTCCATATAAATCTCCCAGTATGATGGCATTCGAGGTTCTTTCACGAGTTTGTATTTGGTGACACGGCATACAGCTTCGACACCATAGAACTTAGTGATGACAAACTCATGTGGAGCAAAGATCTGCCACAGGTCGTCGAACATGATGTTCCCAGTCTCGCGAGTCTTGACAAGCGCATCAACCTTGGGGGCCAAGATCGGGGTGAGAAATTTCAGGAGTTGGGCAGCAGCCTGCGGTTCATGCTCATCATCCTTTGACTCACAGAGAGACAGGAGACGATCCCAACGGTGGACGAGAGGCATGAATGGAGGCTTGAAGGTCcatttctcaacatcaagatcaaggtcttgatATTTGTCCAGGACGATCGAGATGACTGCCCGCATGCCAGGGCTCTGGATGGTGAAAGATTCGGTCTGCCATTTATGATCGTCGAAGATGTGTCGATGGACGATCGGGTCCTTCAAGGCGCTCTGTTCTATGTCATTattctcttcctcgttgGTCGGGAACCTGGACCACCTCTCAGGACACGAGTCATAGATGCAGCGATGCTTGTAGAGCTTGGTGTCGGGAGACATTTTGAGTGAATGTTGATGGCTCCAGGTGTTGTGGTGAGGATGGGAAAGCTGAAGTGCAAGCCAAGAATTAGTTCGAGCCGACTCAAGACCCTTTCTTATAGTCAAGGAGGCCTAAGATTTGTTACCGATTGAGTCACCGGAAATCTTTTTTTGGTTGCTTGTGAGTTTGTTTCGATGGAGGCAATGCTTTGCATGTAAAGTGTAACAAGCCCACAGCTGTTTGCCTTTTTGGTGGATCAGCCTATCACATTTGTTTGCGCGCTTTGTTGGTCCATGAATCTCATCTTAACTTGGGCCGGGCGGAGTCAGTAATATTGTCTGCTTGGCGCGACTTTGGTTAATGATACTTTATTTTGCTACTCGTCGAGCTTTCGGTGACTCGTCATATAAGTGCCTGGAGGTTTCTGGACATGCGCCTATTTTGATAGGTTTGGCGATCAATAGGCTCTCCTCTTAGAGGTGATAAACTCTAGAAACTATTCTAGAAATTATATTCACTATACGGCTTATCTCATTTGCCCTACTTTTGCTGCTTATGCTTGCAGGCCGGCAGTGACTCGTGGCCGACGCTTAGGCCACTTCACCCATGTTTCAGTGCATGGTTACCCTGGACTGAGCGTGCCGAATTTACACCACAAACATACACAAAGAGCCCACGTTAGGCCAGTCTGATTTGGTGACGGAATGCAATTATGTTCTAGGTCAGCTTGGTTGTTTGATAATTCATAGGCGGCGATGAATTAGGACGAGAAATGATGTCTCACAAATTCCACACATCCCTTTCGAGATGACACGAACACCGGGTGGCACACGCATCTGCTAGACAAAGATATGCTTTTGAAAGATTTCGCGGCAAGTGACCCATCAACCAGGAAATAATATCCTTCGTGAGTTCATGAAAGAACTATTAACATTCAGATAGGCCAAATCTAGGTAATAAATCAGATATTGTTAATGTGTTTTCATTCACAATTACACTCAAAAGGTGACAAAAATGACAGAATTCTGACATCATAATATGATCTGATGGGTTAGCGCCAAAAAGCTGGAAATTCCTCCCTTGACTGCCATGGCATGgggctcttctcctcaaacTGATACTGGTTCCAAGCCTGTGAAGCAAAGAGACGTCGTATTAGCGACCAGTCCGTGCATCAGGTACGAATGAGACCCATGGATCCggccaaggagcttgaagctACCGTCCCCACCATGAACATGGACATGAACATGGACATGAACATGGACGCGAACATGGACGTGAGCGACATCCTCGATTTCTTACCCGTCCCCACTCTTGTTGTCTCCCCATCCTATCGTATTCAACGAGCCTCAGTCGGTCTGCTCGAGGCATGGGGACGTGACCGCGGGGTACTCGTCGGCCAAGACCTCTTCACTGCCCTTTATCACGGATCGCCGACCGAAAGGTTTGATCGTATTCCCTTTGTCTACGCGATTGAAACTGCACTTGAAGCTCGCGCTCTCCGTCTATGTCATGCGGCCTATATCGCGAATGGCATTTCCTGGACTGCACGTATCATGCCCGTGCACAAAGGCGATGAACTGCTGTGCCTGGTCATCCAATGGGAACAGGCCGAGCCTCACACTACAACAGTCAACGGCGAAATAACACAGAGCTGGCTGCCTATCGACGACGCTTTCCGCATCCTCGTGCAGGCTGTCAAAGATTATGCCATCTTCCTGCTCGATACTCGCGGGAACGTCATGACATGGAATGCTGGAGCAGAGCTAAACAAGGGCtacaagaaggaagaaatcaTTGGCAAGCACTTCACAACCTTCTACGGCCAAGAAGATATCAAGTCTCGAAAACCCGAGAGAGAACTAGAGATTTGCTTGCGTGAAGGCcgggttgaggatgaaggctGGCGCTACCGCAAGGATGGCAGCCGATTCTGGGCCAACGTTGTTATAACAGTTATCTACAAGAACGACATTCATGTTGGCTTCGGCAAAGTCACCAGGAATCTCACTGAACGAAAAGAGGCAGAACTGCGACTGACCGCTGCTTATGAGGAaagcaccaagctcaagaatgatTTCCTGGCAAATATGAGCCACGAGATCCGAACACCTATGCATGGCGTACTATCTGCCTGCTCACTACTACTGGATAGTCCTCTCACCGAAGATCAACGGGAGACGGCAAATATGATCCAAGAGAGCGGACAGGTCTTGTTGCGCATCATCAACGATATCCTCGACTACTCCAAGATTGCGGCCGGAACCTTTCCCATCATGAATGAGAGGTTGGATATCTCGAGTGTGATCACGTCGGCTGTGCGAAGAGCACAAACTACCATGCAACCGGGAGTATCTTTAAAGCTGGAACCATCACCATACTTGCCAAAATGGGCGGAAGGGGACGCTTTGAGATACCGCCAAATCCTTGAGAATCTCCTCGGCAATGCCGTAAAGTTTACCGAGAAGGGATATATCTCGGTTCATGCCTCGGTACTTGCTGAAGACGAGACCACTCATACGATACGAACAGAAGTCTGGGATACTGGGCACGGCATCACAGAAACTGACGCGAAAGAACTGTTCAAACCCTTCACGCAACTTGATACGCCGCACCAAAAGCGGCGCCCAGGAACAGGACTTGGGCTATCAATTGCGAAATCACTTGCTGAGCTGCTGGGAGGGAGTATTGGTTATGAGCCCAACCCGGAACGGCAGGGCAGCATCTTTTGGTTCTCGttcaaggtgaagaagctcagcagccttcgTCAGGCCGAATCTATTACCATTCCACCGGGACTCGGTGGGGAATTACCTCAACAACAGGTTCAACAAGGCGAGGATCTTGCCACGCAACTAGAACAGTTATTGAAGATTTCACCAACCAAGAGGATACTTGCGGCCgaagacaacatcatcaaccaaaAGGTTCTAGTCGGAATGCTGCATGGCTTTGGATTTAAGGATATTACCGTTGTCTCAGACGGCGCTCAGGCTGTATCGTCACTGTCAGCGGCGGCC encodes:
- a CDS encoding related to TOB3 (member of AAA-ATPase family); this encodes MSPDTKLYKHRCIYDSCPERWSRFPTNEEENNDIEQSALKDPIVHRHIFDDHKWQTESFTIQSPGMRAVISIVLDKYQDLDLDVEKWTFKPPFMPLVHRWDRLLSLCESKDDEHEPQAAAQLLKFLTPILAPKVDALVKTRETGNIMFDDLWQIFAPHEFVITKFYGVEAVCRVTKYKLVKEPRMPSYWEIYMEYVDWNGNRCGYANTMIIIPEFPAYRRVTLLPAYPLSFHNSPSKIREQMVERGRKFEALRGYHFQTCSGSKILLPPRKSEERPVSGRVIVDAHAYYMTNDIVKPDLGPLVDDGQVGQKKKSDKKKAKAHECGWDCEPYCEDDDDDSDDSDTPKETNTPMEGNAEMMVKAPNDTAGRSEDLEPLTDDMCLVATPWLKGFDLKTKDWAPVVWNDAAFSHLELPGTEKQLAWEFVESKTLANSFDDFIQDKGRGIIILMFGPPGVGKTYTAEAVVEKARVPLYSMSAGDLGTVPKEVELALERALTLCGLWNAMLLLDEADVFLGARTDSDLARNELVAVFLTKLEYYTGICFLTTNRTASIDTAFQSRVDLFLPYKDLTFEARKKVWQNFINRAGGTQVEIPDEEIKKLAEMKLNGREIKNLIKSAHLLGLKNGGVIQVDRLMMLAQNRVAALGELKNN
- a CDS encoding related to histidine kinase tcsA protein, producing MDPAKELEATVPTMNMDMNMDMNMDANMDVSDILDFLPVPTLVVSPSYRIQRASVGLLEAWGRDRGVLVGQDLFTALYHGSPTERFDRIPFVYAIETALEARALRLCHAAYIANGISWTARIMPVHKGDELLCLVIQWEQAEPHTTTVNGEITQSWLPIDDAFRILVQAVKDYAIFLLDTRGNVMTWNAGAELNKGYKKEEIIGKHFTTFYGQEDIKSRKPERELEICLREGRVEDEGWRYRKDGSRFWANVVITVIYKNDIHVGFGKVTRNLTERKEAELRLTAAYEESTKLKNDFLANMSHEIRTPMHGVLSACSLLLDSPLTEDQRETANMIQESGQVLLRIINDILDYSKIAAGTFPIMNERLDISSVITSAVRRAQTTMQPGVSLKLEPSPYLPKWAEGDALRYRQILENLLGNAVKFTEKGYISVHASVLAEDETTHTIRTEVWDTGHGITETDAKELFKPFTQLDTPHQKRRPGTGLGLSIAKSLAELLGGSIGYEPNPERQGSIFWFSFKVKKLSSLRQAESITIPPGLGGELPQQQVQQGEDLATQLEQLLKISPTKRILAAEDNIINQKVLVGMLHGFGFKDITVVSDGAQAVSSLSAAANTFDLILMDISMPVMNGYEATLRIRRSSIGLPIIAMTAYALKGDMERCLEKGMDDYIPKPMDKQVLMRKLLKWLQSPGDIIPDLTVRHD